From one Brachypodium distachyon strain Bd21 chromosome 4, Brachypodium_distachyon_v3.0, whole genome shotgun sequence genomic stretch:
- the LOC100833631 gene encoding BAG-associated GRAM protein 1 produces MSPQAGAPASSAAAAALGFLLPTCWEIEVTFAAAMILVALYAAYELLNPRPSSAGGADDLRLVRDLDGAEKYKGGSAGAYAVKLDLLAARNLIAANLNGTSDPYVLITCGEEKRFSSMVPGSRNPMWGEEFNFFVDSLPVKIKVKIYDWDIVWKSTTLGSATVPVESEGRSGPVWYTLDSSSGQVCLDIKVTKVHESSSRALNNSAEADARRRISLDKQGPTVVHQKPGHLQTIFGLPPDEVVEHSYSCALERSFLYHGRMYVSSWHICFHSNVFSKQIKVVLPLRDIDEIRRSQHAVINPAITIFLRMGAGGHGVPPLGCPDGRVRYKFASFWNRNHTIRALQRAVKNFHMMIEAEKQERAQSALRALSSSRKNSRKEIDVPEDCADLTGQLQPFVKEGVLVSVFDGTFPCTAEQFFDNLLSDDSSYITEYRTARKDKDINLGQWHLADEYDGQVRELNCKSICHSPMCPPYSAMTEWQHMVLSADKTDLVFETVQQVHDVPFGSFFEIHCRWSVKTVSSSSCSLNISAGAHFKKWCIMQSKIKSGAVDEYKKEVQEMLGFAESYLLKANKEDSDLTQHDNMAPDPDDMSGDQ; encoded by the exons ATGTCCCCGCAGGCGGGGGCGCCCGcgtcttcggcggcggcggcggcgctcgggttCCTCCTCCCGACTTGCTGGGAGATCGAGGtcaccttcgccgccgcgATGATCCTCGTCGCGCTCTACGCTGCCTACGAGCTCCTCAACCCGCGCCCCTCGTCcgcgggcggcgccgacgacctCCGCCTCGTGCGGgacctcgacggcgccgaAAAG TACAAGGGAGGCTCAGCCGGGGCGTATGCGGTGAAG CTGGACTTGTTAGCTGCGAGGAATTTGATTGCGGCAAATTTGAACGGGACATCGGACCCTTACGTATTGATCACTTGCGGCGAAGAGAAGCGATTCAG CTCCATGGTTCCTGGCTCAAGAAACCCAATGTGGGGAGAGGAATTCAATTTTTTCGTTGACAGCCTTCCTGTAAAG ATAAAGGTGAAAATATATGATTGGGACATTGTATGGAAGAGCACAACACTTGGTTCTGCCACTGTTCCCGTTGAGTCTGAAGGGCGCAGTGGACCTGTTTGGTATACGCTTGACAGTTCATCAGGCCAG GTGTGTCTTGATATTAAAGTAACCAAGGTTCATGAGAGTTCCTCCAG AGCTCTAAACAACTCTGCTGAGGCTGATGCTCGTAGAAGAATCTCGTTGGACAAACAAGGCCCCACTGTAGTGCACCAAAAGCCAGGTCATTTGCAGACAATTTTTGGGCTCCCTCCGGATGAG GTAGTCGAACACAGTTACTCATGTGCACTTGAGAGGTCATTTCTGTATCACGGTCGCATGTATGTGTCTTCATGGCACATTTGCTTCCATTCGAATGTATTCTCTAAGCAGATCAAG GTTGTGCTCCCTTTGAGAGATATTGATGAG ATAAGGAGAAGCCAGCATGCAGTTATTAATCCAGCAATTACTATATTTCTTCGAATGGGAGCTGGAGGACATGGTGTTCCTCCCTTGGGATGCCCCGACG GAAGAGTCAGATATAAATTTGCATCATTTTGGAACAGAAACCACACAATTAGAGCATTGCAACGAGCTGTCAAGAACTTCCATATGATGATAGAGGCCGAGAAACAG GAACGTGCTCAATCTGCATTACGTGCACTCAGTAGCTCAAGAAAAAATAGCAGGAAGGAGATAGATGTTCCAGAAGATTGTGCTGATTTAACAGGGCAACTACAACCTTTTGTCAAAGAAGGAGTTCTAGTCTCTGTATTCGAT GGAACATTTCCGTGTACTGCAGAGCAGTTTTTTGATAATCTATTAAGTGATGACTCAAGTTACATAACAGAATATCGGACAGCTCGTAAGGATAAAGATATCAAT CTGGGCCAATGGCACCTTGCAGACGAGTATGATGGTCAGGTGAGAGAACTTAATTGTAAATCCATATGCCACAGTCCGATGTGCCCACCGTATTCAGCAATGACAGAGTGGCAGCATATGGTTCTTTCAGCTGACAAAACAGATCTG GTATTTGAGACTGTACAACAAGTACATGATGTTCCATTTGGTTCATTTTTTGAG ATACACTGTAGATGGTCTGTGAAAACTGTCAGTTCTAGTTCATGCAGTCTTAACATAAGTGCTG GTGCACATTTCAAGAAATGGTGCATAATGCAGTCTAAGATAAAGAGTGGTGCCGTGGACGAG TATAAGAAGGAAGTTCAAGAAATGCTAGGATTTGCGGAGTCATATCTGCTCAAAGCTAACAAAGAAGACAGCGACCTTACCCAACATGATAACATGGCGCCAGATCCAGATGACATGTCTGGTGATCAATAA
- the LOC100826069 gene encoding uncharacterized protein LOC100826069 yields MPLHAAATQHAALPAPNAAPKKSISSSVLPVGAKCDTRRAFLQGVMIAAAGAGTLLGAVDAAPAASKRRAPPPAEEKEKKDPNLSGVQAKVLASRKRKEAMKEAMAKMREKGKKPAATVTEKEKSVGAVVE; encoded by the exons ATGcccctccacgccgccgccacgcagCACGCGGCCTTGCCGGCTCCAAATGCTGCTCCGAAGAagagcatcagcagcagcgtTCTTCCTGTTGGAGCCAAATGCGACACCAGGAG GGCGTTTCTGCAGGGCGTGATGATCGCTGCCGCCGGTGCTGGCACGCTGCTGGGTGCGGTCgacgccgcgccggcggcttCCAAGAGGCGGGCTCCGCCaccggcggaggagaaggagaagaaagaccccaaccTCAGCGGCGTGCAGGCCAAAGTTCTTGCcagcaggaagaggaaggaggccATGAAGGAAGCAATGGCCAAGATGAGGGAGAAAGGGAAGAAGCCTGCTGCCACTGTAACTGAAAAGGAGAAATCAGTAGGGGCTGTTGTAGAGTGA